In Macrobrachium rosenbergii isolate ZJJX-2024 chromosome 16, ASM4041242v1, whole genome shotgun sequence, a single genomic region encodes these proteins:
- the LOC136847316 gene encoding large ribosomal subunit protein P2-like, which translates to MRHVAAYLLALMSGKEVTANSIKDILGSVGVEADEKQLDVLLKKFAGKNVDDLIALGATMLSSMPAGGIAAAGGGGGGAGGAPAAGGGAAAAAEEKKEEKKEEPEEESDDDMGFGLFD; encoded by the exons ATGCGTCACGTGGCAGCATACCTTCTTGCCCTGATGAGTGGCAAAGAAGTCACCGCAAATTCCATCAAAGATATCTTGGGAAGCGTTGGTGTAGAAGCAGACGAGAAACAGTTAGATGTTCTTTTGAAAAAGTTTGCTGGCAAAAATGTTGACGACCTCATTGCCCTTG GAGCCACCATGTTGTCTTCAATGCCTGCTGGAGGTATTGCCgcagctggtggtggtggtggcggtgctGGTGGTGCCCCAGCTGCTGGTGGTGGAGCTGCCGCTGCTGccgaggaaaagaaggaagaaaagaaggaggaacctgaagaagagtCTGATGATGACATGGGCTTCGGTCTTTTcgattaa